A single region of the candidate division WOR-3 bacterium genome encodes:
- a CDS encoding 3-hydroxyacyl-CoA dehydrogenase family protein: protein MTLDERLQNVAVIGAAGKMGSGIGVLIAQEMAKLKLQKENRDKVYRLVLIDISEKALDGLRAYMRTQLTKVAEKSTVLLRKLYEDRDDLIENADIINTFVDDATSVLNFTTDIDVAKDAHLVFEAIVENEKIKIKIYKKLKKICSDTTFFLTNTSSIPISYLDDKAGLDGRLIGYHFYNPPVVQRLVEVISAKTTTEELRNLGQELGKRLRKKLVPSNDISGFIGNGHFMRDGLYAISEVERLKGKFRFPGAVYIMNRITQDFLIRPMGIFQLIDYVGIDVFQCILKVMRTHLGDKTLKSRVIDRLVKDGVLGGQYPDGSQKDGFLKYEKNRPVGIYNFRKKEYFMLNDKWRKKVDEKIGPLPEATLPWRALLGAPNREDLLKKHFASLKTMKTMGAELALDFLKKTKEIGEKLVSDGVANSADDVNAVLTNGFYWLYGPINNFL, encoded by the coding sequence ATGACCCTGGATGAGAGGTTGCAAAATGTGGCAGTGATCGGTGCTGCCGGCAAGATGGGCAGTGGTATCGGTGTTTTGATCGCCCAGGAGATGGCTAAGTTGAAATTGCAGAAAGAGAATAGAGATAAGGTATATCGATTGGTGCTTATCGATATCAGTGAGAAGGCATTGGACGGTCTGCGTGCTTATATGCGGACTCAATTGACAAAGGTGGCTGAAAAATCCACCGTGCTTTTGAGAAAACTCTATGAAGACCGAGATGACCTTATTGAGAACGCCGACATCATAAACACATTTGTCGATGATGCGACTTCGGTCCTTAATTTCACCACGGATATTGATGTCGCAAAAGACGCCCACCTTGTCTTTGAAGCGATTGTTGAAAACGAAAAGATAAAGATAAAGATTTACAAGAAGTTGAAAAAGATATGTTCGGATACCACATTCTTTTTAACCAATACCTCGAGTATCCCGATTTCGTATCTTGACGACAAAGCCGGGCTTGACGGCAGGTTGATCGGTTACCACTTTTATAATCCTCCGGTGGTTCAGCGTCTGGTAGAGGTGATCAGCGCGAAGACGACCACCGAAGAACTGCGTAATCTTGGGCAGGAACTGGGTAAACGTTTACGCAAAAAACTGGTGCCTTCCAATGATATTTCCGGATTCATCGGCAACGGTCATTTTATGCGCGACGGTCTTTATGCAATCAGTGAGGTGGAACGGCTGAAAGGCAAATTCAGGTTTCCAGGTGCTGTTTATATAATGAACCGTATCACCCAGGATTTTCTTATCAGACCCATGGGGATTTTCCAGCTCATCGACTATGTCGGTATCGACGTGTTTCAATGTATTCTCAAGGTCATGCGTACCCATCTCGGTGATAAAACATTGAAGAGTCGGGTCATCGACCGGCTGGTCAAGGATGGTGTGCTCGGTGGGCAGTATCCTGATGGTTCTCAAAAGGACGGTTTTTTGAAATATGAGAAGAATCGACCTGTAGGGATATATAACTTCCGCAAAAAAGAGTACTTTATGCTCAATGACAAATGGCGAAAGAAGGTTGATGAGAAGATCGGTCCTCTTCCTGAAGCCACTTTACCCTGGCGGGCACTGCTTGGTGCTCCGAACAGGGAGGATCTACTAAAGAAACATTTTGCTTCCCTGAAGACGATGAAGACCATGGGTGCGGAACTTGCCCTGGATTTCCTTAAAAAGACAAAAGAGATCGGCGAAAAGCTGGTCAGTGACGGCGTGGCGAATTCGGCGGACGACGTCAATGCAGTCCTGACCAATGGTTTTTACTGGCTTTACGGTCCGATAAATAATTTTTTGTAG
- the nifU gene encoding Fe-S cluster assembly scaffold protein NifU, with protein sequence MYSEKVMDHFMHPRNVGEIEDADGVGEVGNPVCGDVMTFYIKVKDDVITDVKFKTFGCGAAIAVSSIVSEMAKGKTIQEAMKITNRVVVDELGGLPSQKLHCSNLGADALHKAIENYLEKKKRRT encoded by the coding sequence ATGTACAGTGAAAAAGTAATGGACCATTTTATGCATCCCAGAAACGTCGGTGAGATCGAAGATGCGGATGGTGTCGGAGAGGTAGGTAATCCCGTGTGCGGTGACGTGATGACTTTCTACATCAAAGTCAAAGACGATGTCATCACCGACGTCAAATTCAAGACCTTTGGCTGCGGCGCCGCAATCGCCGTTTCCAGTATCGTGAGTGAAATGGCGAAGGGAAAGACGATCCAGGAAGCGATGAAGATTACCAACCGGGTCGTTGTTGATGAACTCGGCGGCTTACCGTCGCAGAAACTCCATTGTTCGAATCTCGGAGCCGATGCACTCCACAAGGCGATTGAAAATTATCTTGAGAAGAAGAAAAGGAGAACTTAG
- the cobO gene encoding cob(I)yrinic acid a,c-diamide adenosyltransferase, with protein sequence MSSEAEMIQIYTGNGKGKTTAALGQAMRAAGHGLKVIMIQFMKGRINYGELKSAEHLPNFTIEQYGRPDFVNPEKPEKEDIRLANKGFQRAREVVESGEYDMVVLDEINVAVAFGLIKTSDVIELMKKAPETLELILTGRYMPTEFSEYADLISEIKEVKHHFQKGVCARKGIEY encoded by the coding sequence ATGTCATCTGAGGCAGAAATGATACAGATTTATACGGGTAATGGAAAAGGAAAGACCACCGCCGCCCTGGGACAGGCGATGAGGGCGGCGGGCCACGGACTCAAAGTGATTATGATTCAGTTTATGAAAGGTAGGATCAATTACGGTGAATTGAAATCGGCTGAGCATCTGCCGAATTTCACGATCGAACAATACGGCAGACCTGATTTCGTCAATCCCGAGAAACCTGAGAAAGAAGATATCCGTCTTGCAAACAAGGGATTTCAGAGGGCGCGGGAGGTCGTGGAGAGCGGTGAGTATGATATGGTGGTCCTTGATGAGATAAACGTCGCCGTCGCCTTTGGTCTTATCAAGACGAGTGATGTTATCGAGTTGATGAAAAAGGCTCCCGAGACCCTGGAGTTGATTCTTACGGGACGCTATATGCCGACGGAGTTCTCTGAATATGCGGATTTGATAAGTGAGATAAAAGAGGTGAAACATCATTTTCAGAAAGGCGTCTGTGCCCGAAAAGGTATAGAATATTGA
- a CDS encoding crotonase, which yields MAYNNLIFEKDGNIGLVKINRPEVLNAVNIETIIELEKALNEFYGDKDIFVIIITGEGKSFVSGSDISRLAKMNSLEAREYSRIGQRVLSFIEQMEKPVIAAVNGYALGSGCELAMACDVRIVSEKAKFGQPEVKLGLIPGHAGTQRLARLVGMGKAKELIFTGDLIDAQEALRIGLVNKVVPADKLMEEVKNFATKIIEVGQTALHLAKTVINRGLDANMATGQSYEMEAFSILFSTEEAKEGMTAFLEKRKPKWNK from the coding sequence ATGGCGTACAATAACTTGATTTTTGAAAAAGACGGTAATATCGGTTTGGTAAAAATTAATCGACCAGAAGTGCTGAATGCTGTTAATATCGAGACCATTATTGAGCTGGAAAAGGCATTGAACGAATTTTATGGAGACAAGGATATTTTTGTGATCATCATAACCGGCGAGGGTAAATCCTTTGTATCCGGGTCTGATATATCACGGTTGGCGAAGATGAACTCCCTTGAAGCGAGAGAATACAGCCGAATCGGCCAGCGGGTTTTATCTTTTATTGAACAGATGGAAAAGCCGGTCATCGCCGCGGTCAATGGCTATGCACTCGGCTCGGGTTGTGAACTGGCTATGGCGTGCGATGTCAGGATAGTATCTGAAAAAGCGAAATTCGGTCAGCCTGAAGTGAAGCTCGGATTGATTCCCGGACACGCCGGCACCCAGCGGTTGGCGCGGCTCGTCGGTATGGGAAAGGCGAAGGAATTGATCTTCACCGGGGATCTGATCGACGCCCAGGAGGCATTAAGGATCGGTCTGGTCAATAAGGTCGTGCCTGCTGATAAATTGATGGAAGAGGTGAAGAACTTCGCCACCAAGATTATTGAGGTCGGACAGACAGCGCTCCATTTAGCCAAGACCGTTATTAACCGCGGCCTGGACGCCAACATGGCGACCGGTCAATCCTATGAAATGGAGGCATTCAGTATTCTGTTTTCAACGGAAGAAGCCAAAGAAGGGATGACTGCATTTTTAGAAAAGAGAAAACCGAAGTGGAATAAGTAA
- a CDS encoding 3-ketoacyl-CoA thiolase, producing MPFFRKKIYACAGFNTVSLGTGRKEFHPKKPRPGIEHYIKEAGLGAINQIESPEAIDEGVIGNFIAARFCKQGNLGGFFPMVHPTFQYKPCIRVEGACDSGGLALVTSIKTILADLADVVLCIGVEVQNSVKAIYGADYLAAAGWFAGERKKGHAYFFPDQFSQRAGACFEKFGQERVRAGMTQWYVNAIENARKNPKAQEYHNKNQDLYSTGMTPPNPKVFCEHINVFDCSKVSDGGSALIFASEEGLKKIGVEKKDAVEVIAYAQVQDNLTTPPPDLTKLTTCSIAAQRAYERAGIKPADLSVLEVHDCFTIAGLLAIEAAGFAEYGEGADFVKDGNTKADGVIPTNPTGGLIGYGHPTGATGVRQAVDVVHQLSGKAGDCQVTIDPNRPYGMLSSMGGNDKTVVAMIFRKV from the coding sequence ATGCCGTTTTTCAGAAAAAAGATTTATGCCTGTGCCGGTTTTAATACAGTCTCCCTGGGTACGGGCAGAAAAGAGTTTCATCCGAAAAAACCCCGGCCGGGCATCGAACACTACATAAAAGAAGCAGGACTTGGTGCAATCAATCAGATTGAATCTCCTGAAGCCATCGATGAGGGGGTAATCGGAAATTTTATTGCGGCGCGATTCTGTAAACAGGGGAATCTTGGTGGTTTTTTCCCGATGGTCCATCCGACCTTCCAGTATAAGCCGTGCATCCGTGTCGAGGGTGCGTGTGATTCCGGCGGTCTGGCATTGGTCACTTCAATAAAGACGATTCTGGCGGACCTTGCAGATGTGGTTCTCTGTATTGGTGTTGAAGTGCAGAATTCTGTAAAGGCGATCTACGGTGCGGATTACTTGGCCGCTGCAGGCTGGTTCGCCGGAGAGAGAAAGAAGGGACATGCCTATTTCTTTCCTGATCAGTTTTCCCAGCGTGCCGGTGCCTGTTTTGAAAAGTTCGGCCAGGAACGGGTCCGCGCCGGTATGACTCAGTGGTATGTCAATGCAATCGAGAACGCCCGCAAGAATCCCAAGGCTCAGGAATATCATAATAAGAACCAGGACCTTTACAGTACAGGTATGACGCCGCCGAATCCCAAGGTCTTTTGTGAACACATCAATGTCTTTGATTGTTCAAAGGTCTCTGACGGCGGATCCGCCCTTATCTTTGCATCTGAAGAAGGATTGAAAAAGATCGGAGTGGAAAAGAAAGACGCGGTTGAGGTTATTGCATATGCCCAGGTTCAGGATAATTTGACCACGCCGCCGCCTGATTTGACAAAACTTACGACCTGCAGTATCGCGGCTCAGCGTGCCTATGAACGTGCCGGCATCAAGCCGGCTGACCTGAGTGTTCTGGAAGTCCACGATTGTTTCACGATAGCCGGACTCCTTGCAATAGAAGCCGCCGGTTTTGCTGAATACGGGGAAGGAGCGGATTTTGTGAAAGACGGTAACACAAAGGCGGACGGCGTGATTCCGACGAACCCGACGGGTGGACTGATCGGTTACGGTCATCCGACCGGTGCCACGGGTGTGCGTCAGGCGGTTGACGTCGTCCATCAGTTATCCGGTAAAGCCGGTGATTGTCAGGTGACGATCGATCCCAACCGACCATACGGTATGCTTTCCAGTATGGGCGGCAATGACAAAACCGTTGTGGCGATGATATTCAGGAAGGTTTAG
- a CDS encoding biotin--[acetyl-CoA-carboxylase] ligase codes for MIIGCKLYYFDTIDSTNKYAKTLIGKVPEGTVVLADQQTDGKGRLNKKWYSPEGGLWMSVILQPDDTTLIPIVAAVAVCETLHMNGILAGIKWPNDILLNRKKIGGILTELIDTTIVLGIGINLNIRKFPPELRTAASSVFIETKKSLEKKMVYDLLCKQLDDCYLMLKNNQVSELLTKWRHYTVLLGQQVTIETGEGRLLGRVLDISNDGALVIMLPDGKIKRIVGGVCHLRQK; via the coding sequence ATGATCATCGGGTGCAAATTATATTACTTTGATACCATTGATTCAACCAATAAGTATGCAAAGACATTAATCGGCAAGGTTCCAGAAGGAACAGTGGTGCTTGCCGATCAACAGACCGACGGAAAGGGAAGATTGAACAAAAAATGGTATTCTCCGGAAGGCGGATTATGGATGTCCGTGATCCTTCAACCCGATGATACCACCCTCATTCCGATCGTCGCCGCCGTTGCGGTCTGCGAGACGCTCCATATGAACGGAATTCTTGCAGGCATTAAGTGGCCCAATGATATTCTTCTGAATCGAAAAAAGATCGGAGGTATTCTTACAGAACTTATCGACACCACGATCGTCCTCGGTATCGGTATCAATCTTAATATCCGTAAGTTCCCTCCGGAGCTCCGCACTGCGGCGAGTTCGGTGTTTATCGAAACGAAGAAGAGTCTGGAAAAGAAGATGGTCTATGATCTATTGTGTAAACAACTCGATGACTGCTACTTGATGCTTAAAAACAACCAGGTTTCTGAACTGCTGACAAAATGGCGGCACTACACGGTCTTGCTCGGCCAGCAGGTCACCATTGAGACAGGAGAAGGACGGTTGTTGGGCAGGGTGCTTGATATAAGCAATGACGGCGCCCTTGTGATTATGCTGCCGGACGGTAAGATCAAACGTATTGTCGGCGGTGTATGTCATCTGAGGCAGAAATGA
- a CDS encoding DNA-directed RNA polymerase subunit omega: MIVPTEKIYERFDNKYKAVNVAALEARKLKDDQIKGLLQEQVNPIFEALRKLIAGKIRYIE, from the coding sequence ATGATTGTTCCGACTGAAAAGATTTATGAAAGATTTGATAATAAATATAAAGCAGTGAATGTCGCCGCATTGGAGGCGAGAAAGTTGAAGGACGATCAGATAAAGGGTTTATTGCAGGAGCAGGTGAACCCAATATTTGAGGCGCTGCGGAAGTTGATAGCAGGAAAGATAAGGTATATTGAGTGA
- a CDS encoding flavodoxin family protein: MHFVSLVASERKNGNCDILGRLAVRHALKAGADSGEVVYLKNFDIKECRGCLHCVFNNEECRIDDDLYQLLEILKDADKLFLVAPVYVLTIPGKLKLLLDRFLTIAGAVKDKPEHYALSIGVAGINDWHQFQLPLMNLFLLVLGYRIIDSKIFYGAGPGEVLLGKEMDGFPEQLYRLINYPGGPFRSGVSNTCPVDFCSVFERIDDKHYRCPVCLTPAERVENGYYFDARDLNNHRWTRERLKDHFNGWILKTKPRFRAMLREISAKKRELGI; the protein is encoded by the coding sequence ATGCATTTTGTATCCCTTGTTGCATCGGAGCGGAAGAACGGCAATTGTGACATCCTTGGTCGTCTCGCCGTCAGGCATGCGCTGAAGGCGGGAGCCGATTCAGGAGAGGTCGTCTATCTTAAAAATTTCGATATAAAAGAATGTCGGGGCTGTCTTCACTGTGTGTTTAATAATGAAGAGTGTCGAATAGATGATGATCTTTATCAACTGCTCGAAATTTTAAAGGATGCGGATAAACTTTTTCTGGTCGCGCCGGTGTATGTATTAACCATTCCCGGAAAGTTGAAACTTCTGCTTGACCGTTTTCTCACGATTGCAGGTGCTGTGAAAGATAAGCCGGAACATTATGCCCTCAGTATAGGTGTCGCCGGCATCAATGATTGGCATCAGTTCCAATTACCCCTTATGAATCTCTTTTTGCTCGTTTTGGGCTATCGCATCATCGACAGTAAGATATTTTACGGAGCCGGTCCTGGAGAGGTTTTACTCGGAAAAGAGATGGATGGTTTTCCCGAACAGTTGTACCGGCTCATTAATTATCCGGGGGGTCCCTTTAGATCAGGGGTTTCAAACACCTGTCCGGTTGATTTCTGCAGTGTCTTTGAGCGCATTGATGACAAACACTATCGTTGTCCTGTCTGTCTCACTCCGGCTGAGAGGGTTGAAAACGGCTATTATTTCGATGCCCGTGATTTGAATAATCATCGCTGGACAAGAGAGAGGCTTAAAGACCATTTCAACGGTTGGATACTGAAGACAAAACCGCGTTTCAGAGCGATGTTAAGAGAGATCTCCGCGAAAAAACGCGAGTTAGGTATTTAA